A single region of the Acidimicrobiales bacterium genome encodes:
- a CDS encoding glycosyltransferase has translation MRALFVCQPAYGHFHPLVPLATACEDEGHDVAFVVAPSFVPVVEAAGFEALPAGLDWLESAPEAAFPETAAMGIVELGDFLFNRIFLEHAAAAMAGDLPGAFDSWGPDVVVHEGTEFGTVLAADMVEVPRVTVITDAAWPPQSLAPFFAPTLDRVRADLGLAPDPHLERLASCLHLACYPPYFQLSPTPQSWYPDLRPLRPVPYDGPTPPVELPRHGDRPLVLVTLGTVFAKRAGDVLQAVLDGLAQEDVDVVTALGADKWVPVGAGARQADVVVGHGGWGTTMATLVAGKPSLVLPQAGDQFSNAFRVEASGAGLRLLAHAVDPGTVRRAVRELLDDPLYFANAQRLRRSIEAMPGPAELVPVLTALT, from the coding sequence GTGCGAGCGCTCTTCGTCTGCCAGCCCGCCTACGGCCACTTCCACCCGTTGGTGCCGCTGGCTACGGCGTGTGAGGACGAGGGCCACGACGTGGCCTTCGTCGTGGCGCCGTCGTTCGTGCCGGTGGTGGAGGCCGCCGGGTTCGAGGCGCTGCCCGCCGGGCTCGACTGGCTGGAGTCGGCTCCCGAGGCGGCGTTCCCGGAGACGGCGGCCATGGGGATCGTCGAGTTGGGCGACTTCCTGTTCAACCGCATCTTCCTGGAGCATGCCGCCGCGGCCATGGCGGGCGACCTGCCCGGCGCCTTCGACTCGTGGGGGCCCGACGTGGTGGTGCACGAAGGCACCGAGTTCGGCACCGTGCTGGCCGCCGACATGGTCGAGGTCCCCCGGGTGACGGTCATCACCGACGCCGCTTGGCCGCCGCAGAGCCTGGCCCCGTTCTTCGCCCCCACCCTCGACCGGGTGCGGGCCGACCTCGGCCTGGCGCCCGACCCCCACCTGGAGCGGCTGGCGTCGTGCCTGCACCTGGCCTGCTACCCGCCCTACTTTCAACTGAGCCCGACGCCGCAGTCGTGGTACCCGGACCTGCGACCGCTGCGCCCCGTCCCCTACGACGGCCCCACACCGCCGGTCGAGTTGCCCCGCCACGGCGACCGGCCCTTGGTGCTCGTCACCCTGGGCACCGTGTTCGCCAAGCGGGCGGGCGACGTGTTGCAGGCCGTGCTCGACGGGCTGGCGCAGGAGGACGTCGACGTGGTGACGGCACTGGGCGCCGACAAGTGGGTGCCGGTGGGCGCGGGCGCCCGCCAGGCCGACGTCGTGGTGGGCCACGGGGGATGGGGCACGACGATGGCCACGTTGGTGGCGGGCAAGCCGAGCCTGGTGCTGCCCCAAGCGGGCGACCAGTTCTCCAACGCCTTCCGCGTCGAAGCGAGCGGTGCCGGGCTACGGCTGCTGGCCCACGCCGTCGACCCCGGCACCGTGCGGCGGGCCGTGCGCGAGCTGCTCGACGACCCGCTCTACTTCGCCAACGCCCAACGCCTGCGCCGGTCGATCGAGGCCATGCCCGGCCCGGCCGAACTGGTGCCGGTGCTCACCGCCCTCACCTGA
- the dcd gene encoding dCTP deaminase, with the protein MILSDRSIREELDAGRIVIDPLGEGCIQPSSVDLHIDRYFRVFRNHTMRVIDVKEPMEDLTELVEINEEDHFVLHPGEFVLGSTFERVALAHDLVARLEGKSSLGRLGLLIHSTAGFVDAGWDGHLTLELSNVANLPITLYPGMKIGQISFLTMTTEADVPYGSKQVGSKYQGQRGPTPSRYYENFKPR; encoded by the coding sequence ATGATCCTCTCTGATCGAAGCATTCGCGAGGAGCTTGACGCAGGACGCATCGTCATCGACCCGTTGGGCGAGGGATGCATCCAGCCGTCCTCCGTCGACCTCCACATCGACCGCTACTTCCGGGTGTTCCGCAACCACACGATGCGAGTCATCGACGTGAAGGAACCCATGGAGGATCTCACCGAGCTGGTCGAGATCAACGAGGAGGACCACTTCGTCCTCCACCCGGGCGAGTTCGTGCTCGGCTCCACCTTCGAGCGGGTCGCACTGGCCCATGACCTGGTGGCCCGCCTGGAGGGCAAGTCGAGCCTCGGCCGCCTCGGGCTGCTGATCCACTCCACCGCCGGCTTCGTCGACGCGGGCTGGGACGGCCACCTCACCTTGGAGCTCTCCAACGTCGCCAACCTGCCCATCACCCTCTACCCGGGCATGAAGATCGGCCAGATCAGCTTCCTGACGATGACCACCGAGGCCGACGTCCCCTACGGCTCCAAGCAGGTCGGCTCCAAGTACCAGGGCCAGCGGGGCCCCACCCCCAGCCGCTACTACGAGAACTTCAAGCCCCGCTAG
- a CDS encoding cyclic nucleotide-binding domain-containing protein, translated as MARKDEKLEQLGRMWLFSACTKRDLQVIGRTSDEVTVPAGKALTEEGRPGHEFYLILDGEASVRRNNRKIATLSAGQYFGELSLLDRGPRTATVVADTDLRLLVLGQREFNGLLDEVPGLAHKVLKTMATRLRDADAKAYH; from the coding sequence ATGGCACGCAAAGACGAGAAGCTCGAGCAGCTTGGCCGGATGTGGCTTTTCTCGGCCTGCACCAAGCGCGACCTGCAGGTGATCGGAAGGACGTCGGACGAGGTGACCGTGCCTGCGGGCAAGGCGCTCACCGAAGAGGGCAGGCCGGGGCACGAGTTCTACCTGATCCTCGACGGCGAGGCGTCGGTGCGGCGCAACAACCGCAAGATCGCCACCCTCTCGGCGGGCCAGTACTTCGGCGAGCTGTCGCTGCTCGACCGCGGCCCCCGCACCGCCACCGTGGTGGCCGACACCGACCTGCGGCTGCTCGTACTCGGCCAGCGCGAGTTCAACGGCTTGCTCGACGAGGTGCCGGGCCTGGCCCACAAGGTGCTGAAGACCATGGCCACCCGGCTGCGCGACGCCGACGCCAAGGCGTACCACTGA
- a CDS encoding winged helix-turn-helix domain-containing protein produces MPKVEVVFVRWPQDADRRTRLAEAEVPRLLLVERDAAPPEPLDCLEDWVRVPAEEADVGARVATLHRRLAVHAEPAPVIDDHGVLRYGTRWTPLPPVEARITAQLVSRFGGVVSREALARAGWPDGAPGRNALDVHMLRLRRRLEPVRLAIRTVRSRGYLLESGPRQQAVHEA; encoded by the coding sequence GTGCCCAAGGTGGAAGTCGTCTTCGTGCGCTGGCCCCAGGATGCAGACCGACGGACCCGATTGGCGGAGGCCGAGGTGCCCCGCCTGCTGCTGGTCGAACGCGATGCCGCCCCACCCGAGCCCCTCGACTGCCTGGAGGACTGGGTGCGCGTGCCTGCGGAGGAAGCCGACGTGGGCGCCCGGGTGGCCACACTGCACCGCCGGCTGGCTGTGCATGCCGAGCCCGCCCCGGTCATCGACGACCACGGCGTGCTGCGCTACGGCACCCGCTGGACGCCGCTGCCCCCGGTGGAGGCCCGCATCACCGCCCAGTTGGTGAGCCGCTTCGGCGGGGTGGTGAGCCGCGAGGCGCTGGCCCGCGCCGGTTGGCCCGACGGCGCGCCCGGGCGCAACGCCCTCGACGTGCACATGCTGCGGCTGCGGCGCCGCCTGGAACCGGTGCGCCTGGCCATCCGCACCGTGCGCTCGCGGGGCTACCTGCTGGAGTCAGGTCCGCGTCAGCAAGCCGTTCATGAGGCGTAA
- a CDS encoding phosphoglyceromutase, producing the protein MATLVLLRHGESTWNRENLFTGWYDCDLTTDGEKQARNGGRLLAEAGIRPDVCHTSLLKRAIRTASLALEELDQLWIPVKRHWRLNERHYGALQGLNKKETLEQYGEEQYTLWRRSYDTPPPPLADDDERHPRLDPRYRALPPDVLPASECLKDVVERMLPYWYDSIVADLAAGQVVLVAAHGNSLRALVKHLDGISDDDIVGLNIPTGQPLVYDLDERMQPVGSRYLDPDAAAAAAEAVANQGR; encoded by the coding sequence ATGGCGACGTTGGTGCTGCTCCGCCACGGCGAGAGCACGTGGAACCGGGAGAACCTCTTCACCGGTTGGTACGACTGCGACTTGACCACCGACGGCGAGAAGCAGGCCCGCAACGGCGGTCGCCTGTTGGCCGAGGCGGGCATCCGGCCCGACGTCTGCCACACCTCGTTGCTCAAGCGGGCCATCCGCACGGCGTCGTTGGCACTCGAGGAGCTCGACCAGCTGTGGATCCCGGTCAAGCGCCATTGGCGGCTCAACGAGCGCCACTACGGCGCGCTGCAGGGGTTGAACAAGAAGGAGACCCTGGAGCAGTACGGCGAGGAGCAGTACACCCTGTGGCGGCGCAGCTACGACACGCCGCCGCCCCCGCTGGCCGACGACGACGAGCGCCACCCCCGCCTCGACCCCCGCTACCGAGCCCTGCCGCCCGACGTGCTGCCCGCCAGCGAGTGCCTCAAGGACGTGGTCGAGCGCATGCTGCCCTACTGGTACGACTCGATCGTGGCCGACCTGGCCGCCGGACAGGTGGTGCTGGTGGCCGCCCACGGCAACAGCCTGCGAGCCTTGGTCAAGCACCTCGACGGCATCAGCGACGACGACATCGTCGGGCTCAACATCCCGACGGGCCAGCCCCTGGTCTACGACCTCGACGAGCGCATGCAGCCCGTCGGGTCGCGCTACCTCGACCCCGACGCCGCAGCCGCCGCCGCCGAGGCGGTCGCCAACCAGGGCCGCTAA
- a CDS encoding MerR family transcriptional regulator codes for MDELARRAGTTSRNIRAYQERGLLPPPRLVGRVGYYGEGHVARLRHIAELLERGFSLASIRQLFDAWERGYGLADVLGFEEALAAPWENEPSTFLGADELADMFGADMRALAHAVRMGVLVPERDRFRVPSPRLLAAARQMVEVGYPIGALLDEAELLTTDLDEVAERWVALFRTHVWDPHVERGMPPEELQTMTEFLQRMRPLLGEIVAPLLAQAIERKVSKLTAATFGAAPPAGSQAARPPA; via the coding sequence ATCGATGAGCTCGCCCGCCGCGCCGGCACGACGAGCCGCAACATCCGCGCCTACCAGGAGCGGGGGTTGCTGCCGCCGCCACGCCTGGTCGGCCGCGTCGGGTACTACGGCGAGGGACACGTCGCCCGCCTCCGCCACATCGCCGAGCTGCTGGAACGGGGCTTTTCGCTGGCCTCCATCCGCCAGCTGTTCGACGCCTGGGAACGGGGCTACGGGCTGGCCGACGTGCTCGGCTTCGAAGAGGCCTTGGCCGCGCCGTGGGAGAACGAGCCGAGCACCTTCCTCGGGGCCGACGAGCTGGCCGACATGTTCGGAGCAGACATGCGGGCCTTGGCGCACGCGGTGCGCATGGGCGTGCTCGTGCCCGAGCGAGACCGCTTCCGGGTGCCAAGCCCTCGCCTGCTGGCCGCGGCCCGGCAGATGGTGGAGGTGGGCTACCCCATCGGGGCCCTGCTCGACGAGGCCGAGCTGCTGACCACGGATCTCGACGAGGTGGCGGAGCGGTGGGTGGCGCTGTTCCGCACCCACGTGTGGGACCCCCACGTCGAGCGCGGCATGCCTCCCGAGGAGCTGCAGACGATGACCGAGTTCCTCCAGCGAATGCGCCCGTTGCTCGGTGAGATCGTGGCGCCGCTGCTGGCCCAGGCCATCGAGCGCAAGGTCTCGAAGTTGACGGCGGCGACCTTCGGCGCCGCTCCCCCGGCGGGGTCGCAGGCGGCGCGACCCCCGGCCTAA
- a CDS encoding ABC-F family ATP-binding cassette domain-containing protein: MILVDLDRAAASRPGRPLFTDLSLTVADGDRLGVIGLNGTGKSTLLRVIAGCDEPESGAVRRGRGARVGFLAQRPDLPPGTVQAAVGDGWEAAAVLDRLGMSGVLDADVATLSGGQAKRVALARLLVEEPDLLVLDEPTNHLDIDAIAWLEDRLARHRGGLVLVTHDRHVLDRVTTRVLELDRGRGYVHEGGYAGYLEGRAVRAEQEATAESVRRNLATRELAWLRRGAPARTRKPKARIAAATAVVEGRQAAAARPDELQLHFGTPRLGDKVVELTGVGHAFDRVLFDGVDLDLDPRERLGIIGRNGSGKSTLLDVIAGRLAPLRGTVERGPTVRIGYYDQAGATLDPEQRVRDAVAGPTRKPSWEDAALLERFWFDRDAQWAPIGLLSGGERRRLQLLLVLAARPNVLLLDEPTNDFDLDTLRVLEDFLEDWPGALVVVSHDRAFLERTVEDALLLDGERSAARVPGGYAAWEDARRKQMAAAGTPVRATAPTPPRERPKRTGRSPSTLHRLLRTAEREVADFTARRDELNAALVAAGADHEALTRLGTELADVQGLLDAAELCWLELAEEAEG, translated from the coding sequence GTGATCCTCGTCGACCTCGACCGGGCGGCTGCGTCGCGGCCCGGCCGCCCGCTGTTCACCGACCTCTCGCTGACGGTGGCCGACGGGGACCGGTTGGGGGTCATCGGCCTCAACGGCACCGGGAAGTCCACGTTGCTGCGGGTCATCGCCGGCTGCGACGAACCGGAGTCGGGCGCGGTGCGCCGAGGCCGTGGCGCCCGCGTCGGGTTCCTGGCCCAGCGGCCCGACCTGCCGCCGGGCACGGTGCAGGCGGCGGTCGGCGATGGGTGGGAGGCCGCCGCCGTGCTCGACCGCTTGGGTATGAGCGGCGTGCTCGACGCCGACGTGGCGACGCTGTCGGGCGGCCAGGCCAAGCGGGTGGCGCTGGCGCGGCTGCTGGTCGAGGAGCCCGACCTGTTGGTGCTCGACGAGCCCACCAACCACCTCGACATCGACGCCATCGCCTGGCTGGAGGACCGACTGGCCCGCCACCGGGGCGGGCTGGTGCTGGTCACCCACGACCGGCACGTGCTCGACCGGGTGACCACCCGGGTGCTCGAGCTCGACCGGGGGCGGGGCTACGTGCACGAGGGCGGCTACGCGGGCTACCTCGAAGGCCGAGCGGTAAGGGCGGAGCAGGAGGCGACGGCCGAGTCGGTGCGGCGCAACCTGGCGACCCGCGAGCTGGCGTGGCTGCGCCGAGGGGCGCCCGCCCGCACCCGCAAGCCCAAGGCCCGCATCGCCGCGGCCACCGCGGTGGTGGAGGGCAGGCAGGCCGCCGCCGCCCGGCCCGACGAACTGCAACTGCACTTCGGCACGCCGCGCCTCGGCGACAAGGTGGTCGAGCTCACCGGCGTGGGCCATGCCTTCGACCGGGTGCTGTTCGACGGGGTCGACCTCGACCTCGACCCGCGGGAGCGGCTCGGCATCATCGGGCGCAACGGTTCCGGGAAGTCGACGTTGCTCGACGTCATCGCCGGGCGCTTGGCGCCGTTGCGGGGGACGGTGGAGCGAGGGCCGACCGTGCGCATCGGCTACTACGACCAGGCGGGCGCCACCCTCGATCCCGAGCAACGGGTACGCGATGCGGTGGCCGGGCCGACCCGCAAGCCCAGTTGGGAAGACGCGGCGTTGCTGGAGCGGTTCTGGTTCGACCGCGATGCCCAGTGGGCTCCCATCGGCTTGTTGTCGGGTGGTGAGCGGCGGCGGCTCCAGTTGTTGTTGGTGCTGGCGGCGCGGCCCAACGTGTTGCTGCTCGACGAGCCGACCAACGACTTCGACCTCGACACGCTGCGGGTGTTGGAGGACTTTCTGGAGGACTGGCCCGGCGCGCTGGTGGTGGTCAGCCACGACCGGGCATTTCTGGAACGCACGGTGGAGGACGCGCTGCTGCTCGACGGCGAGCGCAGCGCGGCGCGGGTGCCCGGCGGCTACGCCGCCTGGGAGGACGCCCGGCGCAAGCAGATGGCCGCCGCGGGCACGCCGGTTCGAGCCACCGCGCCCACGCCGCCGCGGGAGCGGCCGAAGCGGACGGGCCGTTCGCCCAGCACGCTGCACCGGCTGTTGCGCACGGCCGAGCGAGAGGTGGCCGACTTCACGGCGCGGCGCGATGAGTTGAACGCCGCGCTGGTGGCGGCAGGCGCCGACCACGAAGCCCTGACCCGCCTCGGCACCGAGCTGGCCGACGTGCAAGGGCTGCTCGACGCCGCAGAACTGTGCTGGTTGGAGCTCGCCGAAGAAGCGGAGGGGTGA
- a CDS encoding P-II family nitrogen regulator translates to MQLVTAVVKPHVLDAVREALQGIGVQGVTVTEVKGFGRQGGHSETYRGAEYQVHFVPKVKVEVVADLADADKVADAIARAAGTGKIGDGKIWIVDVGSLLRIRTGERGNDAL, encoded by the coding sequence TTGCAACTTGTCACTGCAGTGGTGAAGCCCCATGTGCTCGACGCCGTGCGGGAGGCCCTCCAGGGGATCGGCGTGCAAGGCGTCACCGTCACCGAGGTCAAGGGCTTCGGGCGCCAAGGCGGGCACTCCGAGACGTACCGAGGCGCGGAGTACCAGGTCCACTTCGTGCCCAAGGTCAAGGTCGAGGTGGTGGCCGATCTCGCCGACGCCGACAAGGTGGCTGACGCCATCGCCCGGGCCGCAGGGACCGGCAAGATCGGCGACGGGAAGATCTGGATCGTCGACGTCGGGTCGCTACTGCGCATCCGCACGGGAGAACGGGGCAACGACGCCCTCTGA
- a CDS encoding heterodisulfide reductase-related iron-sulfur binding cluster: MSTRPSRRLKPSQIALLIGFGMALVTAGSGIVAALAQEHDDSPVQREVFLNIPGPVRALFYTTLTVLFMAVAWLFSQRMQNWERGRPDRRATTKKNVGKRMADFRAGVYMKTLMRDPAAGLMHSCIYFGFLVLFAVTTVLEINHQLPQSLKFLHGDVYRGYALIGDVAGVVFLVGIVWAAVRRYIQKPYRLKIKTRPEDGVILGTFFVMGISGFVAEACRIALQDRPDFEKWSIIGYPLSSLFDGMASLGTVHQVVWGVHLATFIAFLILLPVTKLRHMFTSPLNMYLSDRDRPKGAMKPMPNLMETELESFGASVIEDFTWKQLLDTDACTVCGRCTSVCPANATGKPLDPREIVLKVGQVMSESRPDGPVSPIVSHDPSLTVSAPEVFQRISAEEIWACTSCKACDEICPVNIEILDKILDMRRYLSLMESNFPTELGNAYRSMENSGNPWGMNQGDRADWVTALPDEVPVVDGSSPLDHEYLYWVGCAGSFDDKNRKVTVATAKLLQRAGIDFAILGPSEMCTGDPARRSGNEYIFQMLAMQNIETMNGMGVKKIITQCPHCFNTLGNEYPQLGGKYEVVHHSQFLEWLIETGKLDMSEARLEERVTYHDSCYLGRHNDVYMAPRKVLGSLKGIEIVEMGRTGTRGMCCGAGGARMWMEESTGKKVNTERSREAIETGATRVATACPFCYIMLDDGVKENGRDDIVVQDISMHLLDALEGRGTAVPASVGGPDMHQPQEHGADDTGVEG, encoded by the coding sequence ATGTCGACTCGCCCCAGCCGACGCCTCAAGCCGTCGCAGATCGCCCTGCTCATCGGCTTCGGGATGGCGCTCGTCACCGCCGGTTCCGGCATCGTCGCCGCCCTCGCCCAGGAGCACGACGACTCGCCCGTGCAGCGCGAGGTGTTCCTCAACATCCCCGGCCCGGTGCGGGCGCTCTTCTACACCACGCTCACCGTGCTGTTCATGGCCGTGGCGTGGCTGTTCTCGCAGCGCATGCAGAACTGGGAGCGGGGCCGGCCCGACCGCCGGGCCACCACCAAGAAGAACGTCGGCAAGCGCATGGCCGACTTCCGGGCGGGCGTCTACATGAAGACGTTGATGCGCGACCCGGCCGCGGGCCTCATGCACTCGTGCATCTACTTCGGCTTCCTGGTGCTGTTCGCCGTCACCACCGTGCTGGAGATCAACCACCAACTGCCGCAGAGCCTCAAGTTCCTGCACGGCGACGTCTACCGGGGCTACGCCTTGATCGGCGACGTGGCGGGCGTGGTCTTTTTGGTCGGCATCGTGTGGGCCGCGGTGCGCCGCTACATCCAGAAGCCGTACCGCCTGAAGATCAAGACCCGTCCTGAGGACGGCGTGATCCTCGGCACCTTCTTCGTCATGGGCATCTCCGGCTTCGTGGCCGAGGCTTGCCGCATCGCCCTGCAGGACCGGCCCGACTTCGAGAAGTGGTCGATCATCGGCTACCCGCTGTCGTCGTTGTTCGACGGCATGGCGTCGCTCGGCACAGTGCACCAGGTGGTGTGGGGCGTGCACCTGGCCACGTTCATCGCCTTCCTGATCCTGCTGCCGGTCACCAAGCTGCGCCACATGTTCACCTCGCCGCTGAACATGTACCTGTCGGACCGCGACCGGCCCAAGGGCGCCATGAAGCCCATGCCCAACCTGATGGAGACGGAGCTGGAGAGCTTCGGAGCCTCGGTGATCGAGGACTTCACCTGGAAGCAGCTGCTCGACACCGACGCCTGCACGGTGTGCGGGCGCTGCACCTCGGTGTGCCCGGCCAATGCCACCGGCAAGCCGCTCGACCCCCGCGAGATCGTGCTGAAGGTCGGCCAGGTCATGTCGGAGTCGCGGCCCGACGGGCCGGTGTCGCCCATCGTGAGCCACGACCCGTCGCTGACGGTGTCGGCCCCCGAGGTGTTCCAGCGCATCAGCGCCGAGGAGATCTGGGCGTGCACCTCGTGCAAGGCGTGCGACGAGATCTGCCCGGTCAACATCGAGATCCTCGACAAGATCCTCGACATGCGGCGCTACCTGTCGCTCATGGAGTCGAACTTCCCCACCGAGCTGGGCAACGCCTACCGGTCCATGGAGAACTCCGGGAACCCCTGGGGCATGAACCAGGGCGACCGGGCCGACTGGGTCACCGCCCTGCCCGACGAGGTGCCGGTGGTCGACGGGTCGTCTCCGTTGGACCACGAGTACCTGTACTGGGTGGGCTGCGCCGGTTCGTTCGACGACAAGAACCGCAAGGTCACGGTGGCTACCGCCAAGCTGCTGCAGCGGGCGGGCATCGACTTCGCCATCCTCGGCCCGTCGGAGATGTGCACCGGCGACCCGGCGCGGCGTTCGGGCAACGAGTACATCTTCCAGATGCTCGCCATGCAGAACATCGAGACGATGAACGGCATGGGCGTGAAGAAGATCATCACCCAGTGCCCCCACTGCTTCAACACCCTGGGCAACGAGTACCCGCAGTTGGGCGGCAAGTACGAGGTGGTGCACCACTCGCAGTTCCTCGAGTGGCTGATCGAGACGGGCAAGCTCGACATGAGCGAGGCCCGCTTGGAGGAGCGGGTCACCTACCACGACTCGTGCTACCTCGGCCGCCACAACGACGTGTACATGGCGCCCCGCAAGGTGCTCGGCTCGCTCAAGGGCATCGAGATCGTGGAGATGGGCCGCACCGGCACCCGCGGCATGTGCTGCGGCGCGGGCGGCGCCCGCATGTGGATGGAGGAGTCGACCGGGAAGAAGGTCAACACCGAGCGGTCGCGTGAGGCCATCGAGACCGGCGCCACCCGCGTGGCCACCGCATGCCCCTTCTGTTACATCATGCTGGACGACGGGGTGAAGGAGAACGGGCGCGACGACATCGTCGTGCAGGACATCTCCATGCACCTGCTCGACGCGCTGGAGGGCCGAGGCACTGCCGTGCCTGCATCGGTGGGCGGGCCCGACATGCACCAGCCCCAGGAGCACGGGGCCGACGACACCGGGGTCGAGGGCTAG
- a CDS encoding response regulator transcription factor translates to MSAARVLVVEDHAIIKQALALALQRQGMTVELAPDLAVDAVVEAATAMQPDIVLLDFYLGDCDSLPMIAPLVALGAQVIVLTGTTDPRVLGQCLEQGASGIVPKSESLDRLAEAIGDAVNGSSVMRPAEREALLEAAERGRAEEEERQAPFARLSAKERQVLAHLMDGESAEEIARLEFVSLATVRSQIRSILQKLEVNSQLAAVTLAQRLGWRA, encoded by the coding sequence ATGAGCGCCGCCCGGGTGCTGGTCGTCGAAGACCACGCCATCATCAAACAGGCGCTGGCCTTGGCGTTGCAGCGGCAGGGCATGACGGTGGAGTTGGCGCCCGACCTGGCCGTCGATGCGGTGGTAGAAGCAGCCACGGCCATGCAGCCCGACATCGTCCTGCTCGACTTCTACCTGGGCGACTGCGACAGCCTGCCGATGATCGCCCCGCTGGTGGCGTTGGGCGCACAGGTGATCGTGCTCACCGGCACCACCGACCCGCGGGTGCTGGGGCAGTGCCTGGAGCAGGGGGCGTCGGGCATCGTGCCCAAGAGCGAGTCGCTCGACCGGTTGGCCGAGGCCATCGGCGATGCCGTCAACGGGTCGTCGGTGATGCGGCCCGCCGAGCGGGAGGCCTTGTTGGAGGCGGCCGAACGGGGGCGGGCCGAGGAGGAGGAGCGGCAGGCGCCGTTCGCCCGGCTGTCGGCCAAGGAGCGGCAGGTGCTCGCCCACCTGATGGACGGCGAGTCGGCCGAGGAGATCGCTCGGCTGGAGTTCGTGTCGCTGGCGACGGTGCGATCGCAGATCCGATCGATCCTGCAGAAGCTCGAAGTGAACTCGCAGCTGGCCGCCGTCACGTTGGCGCAGCGGCTGGGCTGGCGGGCCTGA
- a CDS encoding ammonium transporter translates to MTTRKRIGTAGALAAALVLSGADPAFAQEAEATAADVQTNLDNVFVLLSAVLVIFMQAGFALVEAGLTRAKSVANIMMKNLMDFAGGALAFFAVGYAIAFGDGNDFFGWKGWFLGDGAFQYGTLTVPVTFVFQVAFAATAATIVSGAMAERTKFKSYFVYSVFISGLIYPVVVHWQWGGGWLSQLSTPFVDFAGSTLVHMTGGVAALMGAIILGARIGKYGPDGKPRAIPGHNIPFAILGTFILLVGWYGFNPGSELAADGAIGGIALTTTLAAVAGAVMSMLTIWLKTGKPDVAMTANGMLAGLVGVTAGCFAVSPIGALAIGAICGVLVVLSVFFFDRVRVDDPVGAISVHGVCGAFGTLAVGLFATEGGLFYGGGTDQLVSQAIGVAAVGSFVAVTAGILFLAIKFTIGLRVSPEEELEGLDVLEHGAPGYAEDVLVGAGQAGNGSLRPSALTPA, encoded by the coding sequence ATGACGACCAGAAAACGCATAGGAACGGCGGGAGCGCTGGCGGCAGCCCTTGTGCTGTCAGGGGCCGACCCCGCATTTGCCCAGGAAGCAGAAGCCACCGCGGCCGACGTGCAGACGAACCTCGACAACGTGTTCGTGCTGCTGTCGGCCGTGCTGGTGATCTTCATGCAGGCGGGCTTCGCCCTGGTGGAAGCGGGGCTCACCCGGGCCAAGAGCGTGGCCAACATCATGATGAAGAACCTCATGGACTTCGCCGGCGGAGCGCTGGCCTTCTTTGCCGTCGGCTACGCCATCGCCTTCGGCGACGGCAACGACTTCTTCGGGTGGAAGGGCTGGTTCCTCGGCGACGGGGCCTTCCAGTACGGCACCCTCACCGTGCCGGTCACGTTCGTGTTCCAAGTGGCCTTCGCCGCCACCGCGGCCACCATCGTGTCGGGCGCCATGGCCGAGCGGACGAAGTTCAAGAGCTACTTCGTCTACAGCGTGTTCATCTCCGGCCTCATCTACCCGGTGGTGGTGCACTGGCAGTGGGGCGGCGGCTGGCTGTCGCAGCTGTCGACGCCGTTCGTCGACTTCGCGGGCTCGACCCTGGTGCACATGACCGGCGGCGTGGCGGCGTTGATGGGCGCCATCATCCTCGGCGCTCGCATCGGCAAGTACGGCCCCGACGGCAAGCCCCGGGCCATCCCCGGCCACAACATCCCCTTCGCCATCCTGGGCACGTTCATCCTCCTGGTGGGGTGGTACGGCTTCAACCCGGGCTCGGAGTTGGCGGCCGACGGCGCCATCGGCGGCATCGCCTTGACGACGACCCTGGCTGCGGTGGCGGGCGCGGTCATGTCGATGCTCACCATCTGGTTGAAGACCGGCAAGCCCGACGTGGCCATGACGGCCAACGGCATGCTGGCCGGCTTGGTCGGCGTCACCGCCGGGTGCTTCGCCGTCAGCCCCATCGGCGCCCTCGCCATCGGTGCCATCTGCGGCGTGCTGGTGGTGCTGTCGGTGTTCTTCTTCGACCGGGTGCGAGTCGACGATCCGGTGGGCGCCATCTCGGTGCACGGCGTGTGCGGTGCCTTCGGCACCCTGGCAGTGGGCCTTTTCGCCACAGAGGGCGGGCTGTTCTACGGCGGCGGCACCGACCAGTTGGTGAGCCAGGCCATCGGCGTAGCTGCCGTGGGTTCCTTCGTGGCGGTGACGGCGGGCATCTTGTTCCTCGCCATCAAGTTCACCATCGGGCTGCGGGTCAGTCCTGAAGAGGAACTGGAAGGCCTCGACGTCCTCGAGCACGGCGCTCCCGGTTACGCGGAGGACGTGCTGGTGGGCGCAGGCCAGGCAGGCAACGGATCGCTCCGTCCGTCCGCACTCACCCCGGCGTAA